CACGGTGCCCCGGGTGCTCACCTCGGATGGCGAGGCCCTCACCGGGGCGTACCGGCGCGACGACGTGCCGGCCGGTGCCCTGATCGGCCTACCAGTCTCCGCCGGGACCGTCGAGGGGAGGGCGCGGGTCATCCTCGACATGGCGGAGGCCGATCTCGAGGCGGGCGACATCCTGGTCACGGCCTACACCGACCCCAGTTGGTCGCCCCTGTTCGTCGCGATCGCGGGCCTGGTGACGGAGGTGGGAGGCCTGATGACCCATGGCGCGGTGATCGCCCGGGAGTACGGCCTGCCGGCCGTCGTGAGCGTGCAGCAGGCCACCCGGCTGATCCGGGACGGTCAGCGGATCCGCGTACACGGAACCGACGGGTACGTCGAGATCCTGTCCTGACCGACCAGACAGGGAAGGCCCGTCGACGCGTACGGCGAGGGGTCGAATGTCGTGGAAGGTGAGCTCCGACACTGGCGGTAGGGGCTCTGCCGTCGCCACGGTGAGCCGAATGCCACCCTGCCAGCGTATTCCCGGTGCCGGACCGACCCCTGTCCGGCCGGCACCGGGAAGAGGCTGGCAAGCTTGCTGTGTGGGGGACGGCGGAAGTGGTACGACTGGCATCGCCCCTACGCCGGTGACCGTCGCCACAGCCGTCGACGGCGTGTTCGGCAGCGCCTCTCAGCGATACTCAGACACTCGCGTGGGTCGATCGGCACCGCGCGATTGGAGGACCCAGGACCATGGACAGCGCCCCTCAGATCACGTCTGAGCGCAACGCCCCACCAGCCACCTTGGTGATCTTCGGCGCGTCGGGTGACCTCACCCGCCGCAAGCTGATCCCCGCGGTGGCCAGCCTCGCCCGCCACCACCGGCTGCCCCGCGAGTTCGCGCTGGTCGGGGTCGCGCGTACGGCGATGAGCGACGAGCAGTTCGCCGACTCCGCCCTCAACCGCCACGGCCTGCGTGACTATCCGCAACTTGAGGGCGGGATCAGGTACGTGTCCGGTGGTTACGACGATCCGGAGACCTACAAGCGCCTCGCCGAGACGCTCGACCAGCTCGACGCCGAGCGCGGAACCGCGGGCAACCGCCTGTTCTACCTGTCGACTCCCGCCGAGGCGTTCGAGCCGGTCATCAACGGTCTCGCCGGTGCGGGCCTGAACCGCGCCCGGGAGGGCTCGTTCGCCCGACTGGTGATCGAGAAGCCGTACGGTCGCGACCTCGCCACCGCCCGTGAACTGGACGCGATCGTGCACTCCAGCTTCGACGAGCCGCAGGTCTTCCGGATCGACCACTACCTGGGCAAGGACACCGTCCAGAACGTGATCGCGCTGCGCTTCGCCAACTCGATCTTCCAGCCGATCTGGGACCGTAGCTGGGTCGACCACGTACAGATCACCGTTGCGGAGACGCTGGGGGTCGGCACCCGCGGCGGCTTCTACGAGAGCGCCGGGGCGATGCGCGACATCGTGCAGAACCACGTGCTCCAGGTGCTCGCGCTCTCGCTGATGGAGCCACCGGCCTCGTTCGACGCGGAGGGGCTGCGCAACGAGAAGGTCAAGCTGCTCCAGGCGATCCGGCTGCCCACCGACCGGGACATCGCCGACCTGGCCGTTCGTGGCCAGTACACCCGCGGCGGTACCCGCGACGATCTGATGGCCGGCTACCGTGACGAGCCCGGTGTCGACCCGTTGTCGCGGACGGAGACGTACGCGGCGATGCGGCTCAACGTCGACAACTGGCGCTGGGCCGGGGTGCCGTTCTACGTGCGTACCGGTAAGCGGCTGCCGGCGCGGGTCACCGAGGTCGCGTTGCAGTTCCAGCGGCCCCCGCACCTGCCGATCCCGACCGACCAGCTCACCGAGTTGGACGCCGACGCGCTGATCCTGCGTATCCAGCCCAACGAGGGCATCTCGCTGCGCTTCGGCGCGAAGGTGCCCGGCCACTCGTTCCGGGTACGCACGGCGAGTATGGACTTCTCGTACGACAAGACGTTCCGCGAGGAGTCCCCGGAGGCGTACGAGCGGCTGCTGCTCGACGCGCTGCTGGGCGACCCGACGTTGTTCATCCGTACCGACGAGGTCGAGCAGTGCTGGCGGATCGTGGACCCGATCATCGAACACTGGGCCAAGGACTCGTCTCCGATCCCTACGTACGAGGCCGCCTCGTGGGGTCCGACCGACGCCGAGCGCCTGATCGGCCGCAGCGGCCGTAGGTGGCGCAACGATGTGGGCGACTTCTGACCCCGGCTCAACTGTGAGGGTTCGTGCCGGGGTGGAGTCAGTCGAGGGTGTATGCGCGGCTGCTGATTTCGTAGAGTTCGGCGTACACCCCGCCCGCGGCGAGCAGGCTTTCGTGCCGCCCGGTCTCCACCAGGCGACCGCCCTGCATCACCAGGATCAGATCGGCGCCCGAGACCGTCGAGAACCGATGAGAGACGATGACGGTGACAGCGCCGGTCCGGGCGGCGAGATGGCGGGCCCGACGGACGTAATGCTCGAAGATGGCCCGCTCGCTGGGCGCGTCCAGCGACGCGGTCGGCTCGTCCAACACGAACAGCAGTGGCTCGTGTCGCATGCAGGCACGCGCCAGCCCGATCTTCTGCCACTGCCCCTCGGACAGTTCCCAACCGCCGAACTCGCGTCCCAAGGGTGTCGCCAGGCCATTCGGAAGCCGCTCGATCAGGCCGTCGGCGTCGGCGGCGGACACCGCTTCGAGGATGCGGCTCCGAGACCCGAGGTGTGGCAGGTCACCGAGGCCGACCGCCTCGCCCAACAGGGTGTGGTACCGGCCGAAGTCCTGGAACGTCACAGCCAGGCGCGCCCACCAGGAGGTGCCGTCCAGGTCGGCGAGGTCCGTGCCGTCCAACAGGATCCGGCCGCTGCTCGGACGATGGAACTTGCACAGCACCTTCACCAGGGTGCTCTTGCCCGAGCCGTACTCGCCGACGATCGCGACGACGCTGCCTGCGGGAAAGTGGGCGGTGACGTCGTCGAGCGCGGCCCGATCGCTGCCCGGGTAGCGATAGGTCAGGTGCTCCAGCCGGATGCCGTCCCGCAGTGTCCGGGGTACCGCAGCACCGGCGGCCCGATCGTCGCCGTGCCCTCGCTCCCGGGCCGCGTAGTCCCGCAGCCACAGGTACGGCTCGAGCAGAACCGCGGAACTCGCCGTCAGCACCGACCGGGTCACCGCCTGCTGCACCAGGCCGCGCAGGCTGGTCGCAATCGCGATGGCGAGCACGACGTCACCGATGCTGCCGGCCCCACCCGCAGCGTCGTGGACGACCAGCGCGAGGGCCCCCGCGAAGCCGAGGGTGAAGATCGTCCACCCGCCGGCCGTCCACGCGGCGCCCACCAGTTGGGCTCGGAACCGGGCCTCGTGGGCGGCGCGGAACGCGGCCGCCTGGCGGCGAATCAGTTCCGGCCCGGCCCCGGTGACCCGGATCTCCTTGCCGGAAGCGGCGTCGGTGGCGAGGTCGAACAGGTGACGCTGAAACCGCATGTCCTCAGCCGTCTCCGTCTCCGTCCGGATCACCGCCCGCCGGCCCCGGGTGTCGAACCACAGCGGGATCACGGCGAAGGCCAACAGCAGCAACAGCAGCGGGCTGACCGTACTCAGCAGAATGAAGATGATCGCCAGCCGGACGACGTTGACCATCGCGTCGAGGGCGTTCCAGGCCGAGGCCAGCACTCCCCAGGAGGCGCCACGCAGTAGATCCACCCGGTCCAGGAAGTCACCGCGCTCCAGATGGTCCATGGTCTCGATGCCACAGACATCTCGGAGGATCTCGGCGTCCAGTACCAGGAGCCCGGCCCGGTCCACCAGGTTGATCTTTACGGAGTTGCCGAGATACTCGACCGTCACGTTGACGGTGTGCGCGGCCGCGGCACCGACCGCTCCGAGAATGGCAGCGTGCAGCACACCCGCGGTGCTGGAGTCCAGCGCCGACCGCAGCGCCAGCCCGGTGGCGGGAACCGTCACCAGGCTCAGCAGCCGGCAGGCGAACGCCGCCGCGGTCAGCCCCGGATAGTGCACGAAGCAGAGCCGCAGCAGCCGCCACCACAGTCGCGGGTATCGGGTCACATCGGCTCGCTGTCGATACGGTCGTCGTAGCCGTGGGTGAATCGCTGAGCCTGGATGCGGAACATGGCGGCGTACGACCCGTCGAGGCGGATCAGTTCCTCGTGTGTGCCGCATTCGGCGACTCGCCCACCGTCGAGCAGCACGATCCGGTCGGCCCGGCGTACGGTGGAGAGCCGGTGCGAGATGAGCACGACACTGGCCCGGCCCGGCCGGGCCAACAGCCGGCCGAACAGCTCGAACTC
The nucleotide sequence above comes from Plantactinospora soyae. Encoded proteins:
- the zwf gene encoding glucose-6-phosphate dehydrogenase — translated: MDSAPQITSERNAPPATLVIFGASGDLTRRKLIPAVASLARHHRLPREFALVGVARTAMSDEQFADSALNRHGLRDYPQLEGGIRYVSGGYDDPETYKRLAETLDQLDAERGTAGNRLFYLSTPAEAFEPVINGLAGAGLNRAREGSFARLVIEKPYGRDLATARELDAIVHSSFDEPQVFRIDHYLGKDTVQNVIALRFANSIFQPIWDRSWVDHVQITVAETLGVGTRGGFYESAGAMRDIVQNHVLQVLALSLMEPPASFDAEGLRNEKVKLLQAIRLPTDRDIADLAVRGQYTRGGTRDDLMAGYRDEPGVDPLSRTETYAAMRLNVDNWRWAGVPFYVRTGKRLPARVTEVALQFQRPPHLPIPTDQLTELDADALILRIQPNEGISLRFGAKVPGHSFRVRTASMDFSYDKTFREESPEAYERLLLDALLGDPTLFIRTDEVEQCWRIVDPIIEHWAKDSSPIPTYEAASWGPTDAERLIGRSGRRWRNDVGDF
- a CDS encoding ABC transporter ATP-binding protein, whose amino-acid sequence is MTRYPRLWWRLLRLCFVHYPGLTAAAFACRLLSLVTVPATGLALRSALDSSTAGVLHAAILGAVGAAAAHTVNVTVEYLGNSVKINLVDRAGLLVLDAEILRDVCGIETMDHLERGDFLDRVDLLRGASWGVLASAWNALDAMVNVVRLAIIFILLSTVSPLLLLLLAFAVIPLWFDTRGRRAVIRTETETAEDMRFQRHLFDLATDAASGKEIRVTGAGPELIRRQAAAFRAAHEARFRAQLVGAAWTAGGWTIFTLGFAGALALVVHDAAGGAGSIGDVVLAIAIATSLRGLVQQAVTRSVLTASSAVLLEPYLWLRDYAARERGHGDDRAAGAAVPRTLRDGIRLEHLTYRYPGSDRAALDDVTAHFPAGSVVAIVGEYGSGKSTLVKVLCKFHRPSSGRILLDGTDLADLDGTSWWARLAVTFQDFGRYHTLLGEAVGLGDLPHLGSRSRILEAVSAADADGLIERLPNGLATPLGREFGGWELSEGQWQKIGLARACMRHEPLLFVLDEPTASLDAPSERAIFEHYVRRARHLAARTGAVTVIVSHRFSTVSGADLILVMQGGRLVETGRHESLLAAGGVYAELYEISSRAYTLD